In one Brooklawnia cerclae genomic region, the following are encoded:
- the glpA gene encoding anaerobic glycerol-3-phosphate dehydrogenase subunit GlpA, with protein MTADVVVVGGGSTGVGVVRDVAMRGFSAVLVERADLAQGTSGRFHGLLHSGGRYVVSDPESARECAEESAIVARIHADAVERTGGYFVTGPDDDPGFADRFLAGAAASGVPAREIGVAEALRTEPRLNPKIQRAIEVHDGTVDGWQLVWGAANSAKAHGAQILTYHRVTRIESREGRVATVVCTDRKKDEEVRIECGFVLNCAGPWAGQVAAAAGCQPVEVVPGRGIMIAMNHRLVNRVINRCIYPDDGDILVPVHTVSIIGTTDVRADDPDRLAIPRDEVRRMLDAGEILIPGFRQARALHAWAGARPLIKDTRVSASDTRHMSRGMAVIDHSERDGIGGLLTIGGGKLTTYRLMAEHIVDEMCRQLGESRPCTTASEAVPGSEGGRNYAVTHRLGDREADRLDDQILCECELVSRSMFERALNEQPTGSLDDLRRQLRVGMGPCQGGFCSVRAAGVAVDGGHVDATRGSELLGGFLKNRWIGLWPILYGDQVRQTALDNWILRGTLDVDHLPGAEAGAEVAA; from the coding sequence TTGACAGCCGACGTCGTGGTCGTCGGGGGTGGCTCGACCGGCGTGGGGGTCGTCCGGGATGTCGCGATGCGTGGCTTCTCGGCGGTCCTCGTCGAGCGCGCCGACCTGGCCCAGGGCACCTCGGGCCGGTTCCATGGCCTTCTCCACTCCGGCGGGCGGTACGTGGTCAGCGACCCGGAGTCGGCCAGGGAGTGCGCCGAGGAAAGCGCCATCGTCGCGCGGATCCACGCGGATGCGGTCGAGCGGACGGGGGGATACTTCGTCACCGGGCCGGACGACGATCCGGGGTTCGCCGACCGGTTCCTGGCCGGCGCGGCGGCCTCGGGGGTTCCGGCGCGCGAGATCGGTGTGGCGGAGGCGCTGCGGACCGAGCCGCGGCTGAACCCGAAGATCCAGCGAGCGATCGAGGTGCACGACGGGACGGTGGACGGGTGGCAGCTCGTGTGGGGCGCCGCCAACTCGGCGAAGGCCCACGGGGCACAGATCCTGACCTACCACCGCGTCACGCGGATCGAGAGCCGCGAGGGCCGGGTGGCCACCGTGGTGTGCACAGATCGCAAGAAGGACGAAGAGGTCCGGATCGAGTGCGGCTTCGTCCTCAACTGCGCCGGTCCGTGGGCCGGCCAGGTGGCCGCCGCCGCCGGATGCCAGCCCGTGGAGGTCGTGCCCGGCCGCGGCATCATGATCGCGATGAACCACCGCCTGGTCAACCGGGTGATCAACCGTTGTATCTACCCGGACGACGGCGACATCCTCGTGCCCGTCCACACGGTCAGCATCATCGGGACGACCGACGTCAGGGCCGACGACCCGGATCGCCTCGCGATCCCGCGTGACGAGGTCCGCAGGATGCTGGACGCGGGGGAGATCCTGATACCGGGGTTCCGGCAGGCCAGGGCGCTCCACGCCTGGGCGGGGGCTCGTCCGCTCATCAAGGACACGCGGGTGTCGGCGTCCGACACCCGGCACATGAGCCGTGGCATGGCGGTCATCGACCACAGCGAGCGTGACGGTATAGGGGGTCTGCTGACCATCGGTGGCGGCAAGCTCACCACCTATCGGCTGATGGCCGAGCACATCGTCGACGAGATGTGCCGCCAGCTCGGCGAGTCGCGTCCCTGCACGACTGCGTCCGAGGCCGTGCCCGGCTCGGAGGGGGGACGGAACTATGCCGTCACCCACCGCCTGGGCGACCGTGAGGCCGACCGGCTGGACGACCAGATCCTGTGCGAGTGCGAACTCGTCAGCCGGTCGATGTTCGAGCGTGCGCTGAACGAGCAGCCCACCGGCAGCCTGGACGATCTGCGGCGCCAGCTCCGCGTCGGCATGGGGCCTTGCCAAGGAGGTTTCTGCTCGGTGCGGGCAGCCGGCGTGGCGGTGGACGGCGGCCACGTCGACGCCACGAGGGGCAGCGAGTTGCTGGGGGGATTCCTGAAGAACCGCTGGATCGGGCTGTGGCCGATCCTCTACGGGGATCAGGTGCGGCAGACCGCCCTGGACAACTGGATCCTCCGGGGGACGCTGGACGTCGACCACCTACCCGGGGCCGAGGCCGGGGCGGAGGTGGCGGCATGA
- the glpB gene encoding glycerol-3-phosphate dehydrogenase subunit GlpB produces the protein MTRVVVIGAGIAGLTTCLRLAAAGAQVTLLTKGIGGLQLSQGTVDIFGYAPHRVGCPLEAVGDVARDKPDHPYAVIGAEAVRTGAEFLRDAVGPDLLTGDVGSNHQLPTAVGAVRPTCLAQPSMIAGECRDGARFTIVGLRQLKDFPAALIAGNLARTVLDGGGRMSARHVVVDFPARDGEADSSGLVYARAFDDEGFRGRFAELVASLVTDGEVVGLPAVLGLNDRSAWRDLADRIGHPVFEIPLPPPSVPGMRLNETLTAAVKAARVRVVLGSRVTGVDAEPGRVRAVSIAAAGGPRKFAADAFVLAAGGFESGGLVLDSYGRVSETIFGLPLAGLPEAPDELVVGEFWGAEQPLFAVGVRVDERMRPLGADATPVYANLHAAGGVLAGAQRWSEKSGEGIALGSAVRAADAIVEESE, from the coding sequence ATGACCCGGGTGGTTGTGATCGGAGCCGGGATCGCGGGCCTGACGACCTGCCTCCGGCTGGCCGCGGCAGGTGCACAAGTGACTCTGCTGACCAAGGGCATCGGCGGGCTGCAGCTCTCGCAGGGCACCGTCGACATCTTCGGTTATGCTCCCCACCGAGTGGGCTGTCCGCTGGAGGCGGTGGGCGACGTCGCTCGTGACAAGCCGGATCATCCCTATGCGGTGATAGGTGCCGAGGCGGTTCGGACCGGAGCGGAGTTTCTGCGCGACGCCGTGGGCCCCGACCTGCTGACCGGTGATGTCGGGTCCAACCACCAACTGCCCACGGCGGTCGGGGCGGTGCGGCCGACGTGCCTCGCCCAGCCCAGCATGATCGCCGGCGAGTGCCGGGACGGTGCCCGGTTCACCATCGTCGGCCTGCGCCAGTTGAAGGACTTCCCGGCCGCGTTGATCGCGGGCAACCTGGCCCGCACGGTGCTGGACGGCGGAGGCCGGATGTCGGCGCGCCATGTCGTCGTGGACTTCCCTGCGCGCGACGGGGAGGCCGACTCGTCCGGGCTGGTGTACGCCCGGGCGTTCGACGACGAGGGCTTCCGAGGCCGCTTCGCCGAACTCGTGGCGTCGCTGGTCACAGACGGGGAGGTCGTCGGCCTGCCCGCCGTCCTCGGGCTGAACGATCGCAGTGCCTGGCGCGACCTGGCCGACCGGATCGGGCACCCGGTGTTCGAGATACCGCTGCCCCCGCCGTCGGTGCCCGGGATGCGCCTCAACGAGACGCTCACCGCCGCCGTCAAGGCCGCGAGGGTGAGGGTCGTGCTGGGAAGCCGCGTGACGGGCGTCGACGCGGAGCCGGGCCGGGTGCGCGCGGTCTCGATCGCGGCGGCCGGGGGACCCCGGAAGTTCGCGGCCGACGCGTTCGTCCTGGCCGCAGGAGGATTCGAATCGGGCGGCCTCGTGCTCGACTCGTACGGCAGGGTGTCGGAGACGATCTTCGGCCTGCCGCTGGCGGGCTTGCCCGAGGCACCGGACGAACTCGTCGTCGGCGAGTTCTGGGGCGCCGAGCAGCCGTTGTTCGCGGTCGGCGTCCGGGTCGACGAACGTATGCGTCCCCTGGGCGCCGACGCGACCCCGGTGTACGCGAACCTTCACGCGGCGGGTGGGGTGCTCGCAGGGGCACAGCGGTGGAGCGAGAAGTCGGGCGAGGGCATAGCCCTGGGCAGCGCGGTGCGCGCCGCCGATGCGATCGTGGAGGAGTCGGAGTGA